The Opitutales bacterium ASA1 genome window below encodes:
- a CDS encoding nucleotidyltransferase family protein produces MKAMLLAAGMGTRLRPLTDTRPKALVEIDGEPLLAIALRRLAQAGVREVVINLHHFGEQIEAWVAEHGAFGIRVAFSRETELLDTGGGLKQAAWFFDDGKPFLVHNVDVLSDIDLAEMVRSHEASGALATLAAMPRPTARPLLFDEAGRLCGRVHASGERLVVPVDAPLTRLGFCGIHVLSPEVFEHLHEVGRFSIVDAYLRLAVAGQRIRAFRVDGARWRDAGRPADLRPL; encoded by the coding sequence ATGAAGGCGATGCTCCTCGCCGCGGGAATGGGCACGCGCCTGCGGCCGCTCACCGACACCCGCCCGAAGGCCTTGGTCGAGATCGACGGCGAGCCGCTCCTCGCGATCGCGTTGCGTCGCCTCGCACAAGCCGGCGTGCGCGAGGTGGTGATCAACCTCCACCACTTCGGCGAGCAGATCGAGGCGTGGGTCGCCGAGCACGGGGCATTCGGCATTCGGGTCGCGTTCTCGCGCGAGACCGAACTGCTCGATACCGGTGGCGGTTTGAAGCAGGCGGCGTGGTTCTTCGACGACGGCAAGCCCTTCCTCGTGCACAACGTCGATGTGCTCAGCGACATCGACCTCGCCGAGATGGTCCGCTCGCACGAAGCGAGTGGTGCGCTCGCCACGCTCGCCGCCATGCCGCGCCCCACGGCACGTCCGCTCCTGTTCGACGAAGCCGGTAGGCTCTGCGGACGGGTGCATGCTTCGGGCGAGCGCCTCGTCGTTCCCGTCGACGCGCCGCTCACGCGGCTCGGGTTCTGCGGGATCCACGTGCTTTCTCCGGAGGTGTTCGAACATCTGCACGAGGTGGGACGTTTCTCCATCGTCGACGCCTACCTGCGTCTCGCTGTAGCGGGACAACGGATACGTGCGTTTCGCGTCGACGGCGCACGCTGGCGCGACGCGGGCCGTCCTGCCGACCTGCGCCCGCTTTGA
- a CDS encoding UPF0104 family protein, whose translation MHEETSAPRPEGWLARVRRHRGWISAAVAVACLTLAVNTLARQDWPAILAAVRDFESGRLLGAAGLVVVSFLALTAYDFLGLRLAGFGNPGTGLVVRASFVGFVMSMNFGFTVLSGGAVRAWYYGRAGIPAVGIAKILAHMAVTFFIGWLGLFGLTLIVWPMPQFTETFGWAEGVQRLFGAALLLALACYFAGCLLRWRPGFGRFRWQLPTPGLAFAQAAVSVIDAAIAGLVLYHLLSPDELPFLLFMRSFLTAVFVGMISQVPGGLGVIEATLTQLLGHGLTGEHVLATMIVYRALNFVAPLGLACVVVLRDYFALERRRT comes from the coding sequence ATGCACGAGGAAACGTCCGCGCCCCGGCCGGAGGGATGGCTCGCACGCGTGCGGCGTCACCGCGGTTGGATCTCCGCAGCCGTCGCGGTGGCGTGTCTCACGCTCGCCGTGAACACGCTCGCGCGGCAGGACTGGCCGGCGATCCTCGCAGCCGTGCGTGACTTCGAGAGCGGTCGCCTGCTCGGCGCCGCGGGACTCGTCGTCGTCAGTTTCCTCGCGCTCACCGCCTACGACTTCCTCGGGCTGCGGCTCGCGGGGTTCGGCAATCCCGGTACGGGACTGGTCGTGCGCGCGTCCTTCGTGGGTTTCGTCATGTCGATGAACTTCGGCTTCACCGTCTTGAGCGGCGGTGCCGTGCGGGCATGGTACTACGGACGCGCAGGCATTCCCGCGGTCGGCATCGCGAAGATCCTCGCGCACATGGCGGTCACCTTTTTCATCGGTTGGCTCGGGCTCTTCGGGCTGACGCTGATCGTATGGCCGATGCCGCAGTTCACCGAGACCTTCGGCTGGGCGGAAGGCGTGCAACGGCTCTTCGGCGCGGCGCTGCTGCTCGCGCTCGCGTGCTATTTCGCGGGTTGTCTCCTGCGCTGGCGACCCGGCTTCGGCCGCTTTCGCTGGCAGCTCCCGACACCGGGTCTCGCTTTCGCGCAAGCCGCGGTGAGCGTGATCGATGCCGCCATCGCGGGCCTCGTGCTCTACCACCTGCTCTCGCCCGATGAACTGCCGTTTCTGCTCTTCATGCGTTCGTTTCTCACCGCAGTGTTCGTCGGCATGATCAGCCAGGTGCCGGGCGGACTCGGAGTCATAGAGGCGACCTTGACGCAATTGCTGGGCCACGGGCTCACCGGCGAACACGTGCTGGCGACGATGATCGTGTATCGCGCGCTCAATTTCGTCGCACCTCTGGGCCTCGCGTGCGTCGTGGTGCTGCGGGACTATTTCGCACTCGAACGACGTCGGACATGA
- a CDS encoding RNase adapter RapZ: protein MVNSPKEQDAQVLDALHRARFGIPPSSIVALRESGSDRRIHRLVTPTGSLVGVVNGDRAENRAFVSFSRHFRAEGLPVPEILAVTDDEGAYLEEDLGDDTLFDLLLRGRAAGEGDVPPMVAAVYEEAVRMLPEFQVRAGRGIDESVCYPRARFDRQSMLWDLAYFKYYFLKLAQVPFHEQALEDDFQALADFLLRAPSDFFLYRDFQSRNIMVRDGRPWFIDYQGGRRGALHYDLASVLVDAKADLPMSFRAHLIEIYLESLGRHLEVDRDDFMAHFDGFVLVRILQAMGAYGYRGFYERKTHFLQSVPFALRNLEHLLGAWSAPVRLPTLFDSLRAITRSTRLRELATSAPPLEVVVTSFSYRKGVPADDSGHGGGFVFDCRSLPNPGREARYAPHAGDEAIIVDWLERHDDVHAFVARTGDLVESAVAAYGKRRFTHLSVAFGCTGGQHRSVYCATRLARRLEQRPGVRVELRHRDVQRIQKVDT from the coding sequence GTGGTCAACTCGCCCAAAGAGCAGGACGCGCAAGTGCTCGACGCACTCCATCGCGCGCGTTTCGGGATCCCGCCTTCCTCGATCGTCGCGTTGCGCGAAAGCGGCTCCGATCGTCGTATCCATCGTCTGGTTACACCGACCGGAAGCCTCGTCGGCGTCGTCAACGGCGACCGCGCCGAGAATCGTGCCTTCGTCTCCTTCTCCCGTCACTTTCGCGCGGAAGGGCTGCCCGTCCCCGAGATTCTCGCAGTCACCGACGACGAAGGCGCCTACCTCGAAGAAGACCTCGGCGACGACACGCTCTTCGATCTTCTCCTGCGCGGCCGGGCGGCCGGCGAGGGCGACGTGCCGCCGATGGTCGCCGCCGTCTACGAAGAAGCCGTGCGCATGTTACCCGAGTTTCAGGTCCGCGCCGGTCGGGGCATCGACGAGAGCGTCTGTTACCCCCGCGCGCGCTTCGACCGGCAGTCGATGCTCTGGGATCTCGCCTACTTCAAATACTACTTCCTGAAACTCGCGCAGGTCCCTTTCCACGAGCAGGCCTTGGAGGACGACTTTCAGGCGCTCGCGGACTTCCTCCTGCGTGCGCCTTCGGACTTCTTCCTCTACCGCGACTTTCAATCGCGCAACATCATGGTGCGCGACGGACGTCCGTGGTTCATCGACTACCAAGGCGGGCGGCGTGGGGCGTTGCACTACGATCTCGCATCCGTGCTCGTCGACGCCAAGGCCGACCTGCCGATGTCGTTTCGTGCGCACCTGATCGAGATCTACCTCGAGTCTCTCGGCCGCCATCTCGAGGTGGATCGCGACGATTTCATGGCCCACTTCGACGGTTTCGTACTCGTGCGCATCCTGCAAGCGATGGGCGCCTACGGCTACCGCGGTTTCTACGAGCGCAAGACGCATTTCCTCCAGAGCGTGCCGTTCGCGTTGCGCAACCTCGAACACCTGCTCGGCGCGTGGAGCGCGCCCGTGCGACTGCCCACGCTCTTCGATTCGTTGCGTGCGATCACGCGCTCCACTCGGCTGCGGGAACTCGCGACCTCCGCGCCGCCGCTGGAGGTCGTCGTCACCAGTTTCTCCTACCGCAAGGGCGTACCGGCGGACGACTCGGGACACGGGGGCGGCTTCGTATTCGACTGCCGTTCTCTGCCCAACCCCGGTCGCGAAGCTCGTTACGCGCCGCACGCCGGCGACGAGGCGATCATCGTGGATTGGTTGGAGCGGCACGACGACGTCCACGCCTTCGTCGCGCGCACCGGCGATCTCGTCGAGAGCGCGGTCGCGGCCTACGGGAAGCGGCGGTTCACCCATCTCTCCGTCGCGTTCGGTTGCACCGGCGGGCAGCACCGCTCCGTCTACTGCGCCACGCGCCTCGCCCGACGGCTCGAGCAACGTCCCGGCGTGCGCGTCGAGTTGCGGCACCGCGACGTGCAACGTATTCAAAAAGTGGACACATGA
- a CDS encoding cation:proton antiporter, translating into MPEAAKFIQDLAVIMIAAACGGLLCKRIGLSPIVGYLAAGIIVGPFTPPYSFVEDIERVHVLAQLGLVFLMFGIGLGFSISRIKQLGFPVLIATAGTAFFVFNTARVGGGLVGLDRVGSIFFAGMLLSSSSAVIGKILSESGRTHEKSSQLALGITLSEDMVAIVMLTLLGSYVQFGTEPAGDGSGGRVLETLALFGGFVLTLAAVGLLIVPRVLRRLSREANAELETIFVAALLFGLSMMVVKSGYSLALGAFLLGAIIGETPQRAHVERAFSGLRDFFAAIFFVAIGMTIEVARMGDALWPIVALSVLALVGRPILAALMLLLIGHDSRMALRAGLILAPLGEFGFIVAQLGTAHALLPPEYMSAAVGASLITALVSPVMVKYNGAIADKLGARDIPLIGRALDAHRRVLDALHHHSSSNLLWRLSRKRLFQIGREVAFISVALAFAGPVIAWIVRQVGTEVVPGAPTAVVCWVTLGFLLLVPLVAVWRNTQALAMIIADYIGHTAPALARIAPFVSTAFQILVSLALVLLWSNFVPAGAGLWLTTGVLVFLAVMAAVLWRRMIRWHSNIEYALNTSLGDANDSPSISYEWMDRYSPWGLEVGEVTVPDQSACAGRSIGDIGIRKRFGCTVIGIERQTFMVANPGPTSHLFPGDRVLLLGTAEQITAARAALMEEQAAGSAEDTFRDLAVELLDVPHGSPACGRTLAALNWPRLLGVQIVGHERDGVRTLTPPADLRLAAGDDILALGTPGQIGVLRHALEAPQPAHAPSSADG; encoded by the coding sequence ATGCCCGAAGCCGCAAAATTCATCCAGGATCTCGCCGTGATCATGATCGCCGCCGCGTGCGGCGGTCTGCTCTGCAAGCGCATCGGCCTTTCGCCGATCGTGGGCTATCTCGCGGCGGGAATCATCGTGGGGCCGTTCACGCCGCCGTACAGTTTCGTCGAGGACATCGAGCGCGTGCACGTGCTCGCCCAACTCGGATTGGTGTTCCTCATGTTCGGCATCGGGCTCGGGTTCAGCATCAGCCGGATCAAGCAGTTGGGGTTTCCCGTTTTGATCGCGACCGCGGGGACGGCGTTCTTCGTCTTCAACACAGCGCGCGTCGGCGGCGGGCTCGTGGGATTGGACCGGGTCGGGAGCATATTCTTCGCGGGCATGTTGCTCTCGAGCAGTTCGGCGGTGATCGGCAAGATCCTGAGCGAGAGCGGGCGCACGCACGAGAAGAGCAGCCAGCTCGCGCTCGGCATCACCTTGAGCGAGGACATGGTCGCGATCGTGATGCTCACGCTGCTCGGCTCGTACGTGCAGTTCGGCACCGAACCTGCGGGCGACGGATCGGGCGGACGGGTGCTCGAGACCTTGGCGCTGTTCGGCGGGTTCGTACTCACGCTCGCCGCGGTGGGCCTGTTGATCGTGCCGCGCGTGCTGCGTCGTCTCAGCCGCGAGGCCAACGCCGAACTCGAGACGATCTTCGTCGCGGCGCTGCTCTTCGGTCTGTCGATGATGGTGGTGAAGTCGGGTTACTCGCTCGCGCTCGGGGCGTTTCTTCTCGGCGCGATAATCGGAGAGACCCCGCAACGGGCGCACGTGGAACGGGCGTTCTCGGGTCTGCGGGATTTCTTCGCGGCCATCTTCTTCGTCGCCATAGGCATGACGATCGAGGTGGCGCGGATGGGTGATGCGCTGTGGCCGATCGTGGCGTTGTCGGTCCTCGCGTTGGTGGGCAGGCCGATACTCGCCGCACTCATGCTCCTGCTCATCGGGCACGACAGCCGGATGGCGTTGCGCGCGGGGCTCATCCTCGCGCCGTTGGGAGAGTTCGGCTTCATCGTGGCGCAGCTCGGGACGGCGCACGCGCTGCTGCCACCCGAGTACATGTCCGCGGCGGTCGGGGCATCGCTCATCACCGCGCTCGTGTCGCCGGTGATGGTGAAGTACAACGGTGCGATTGCGGACAAGCTCGGCGCTCGCGACATCCCGCTCATCGGCCGCGCGCTGGATGCGCACCGTCGCGTGCTCGACGCACTGCACCACCACAGCAGCTCCAACCTGCTCTGGCGCCTCTCGCGCAAGCGTCTCTTTCAGATCGGGCGCGAGGTCGCCTTCATCAGCGTCGCGTTGGCGTTCGCCGGGCCGGTGATCGCGTGGATCGTGCGGCAGGTCGGCACGGAAGTGGTACCGGGTGCACCGACCGCGGTCGTGTGTTGGGTGACCCTCGGGTTTCTGTTGCTCGTGCCCTTGGTGGCCGTGTGGCGCAACACGCAGGCGCTGGCGATGATCATCGCCGACTACATCGGCCACACCGCGCCCGCGCTCGCGCGTATCGCGCCGTTCGTGTCGACGGCCTTCCAGATACTCGTGTCGCTCGCGTTGGTCCTGCTCTGGTCCAATTTCGTGCCGGCGGGCGCGGGGCTGTGGTTGACGACCGGCGTGCTGGTGTTTCTCGCCGTCATGGCCGCCGTGCTTTGGCGGCGAATGATCCGCTGGCACAGCAACATCGAGTACGCGCTCAACACCTCGCTCGGCGATGCGAACGACTCTCCCTCGATTTCCTACGAATGGATGGATCGCTACTCCCCGTGGGGCCTCGAGGTCGGCGAAGTCACGGTGCCGGACCAGTCGGCTTGCGCGGGTCGTTCGATCGGAGACATCGGTATACGCAAGCGTTTCGGCTGCACCGTGATCGGTATCGAGCGCCAGACGTTCATGGTCGCCAACCCCGGTCCCACTTCACACCTGTTTCCGGGAGATCGCGTCCTGCTTCTCGGCACGGCCGAGCAGATAACCGCTGCGCGGGCGGCGCTGATGGAGGAGCAGGCCGCGGGTTCGGCGGAGGACACCTTCCGCGATCTGGCGGTGGAGTTGTTGGACGTCCCACACGGATCACCGGCATGCGGACGCACCCTCGCGGCACTCAACTGGCCGCGCTTGCTCGGCGTGCAGATCGTGGGACACGAGCGCGACGGTGTGCGCACGCTCACTCCACCGGCCGATCTGCGTCTGGCGGCGGGGGACGACATCCTCGCGCTCGGCACGCCGGGTCAGATCGGCGTGTTGCGCCATGCGCTCGAGGCTCCGCAACCCGCGCACGCGCCGTCGAGCGCGGACGGATAG
- the hisD gene encoding histidinol dehydrogenase: MRTIEYKAVDFQASLEAFCRTAGTDPKVREAVSRVLADVAAEGDAAVARYTAQFDGATLEPGQFRIAPEELAAAAKRLPAPDRAAIREAIRCVRAFNSRGLPKDWTARNPHGARIGEKFYPLARVGLYIPRGLASTVVMTGILAKIARVPQIAIFTPPDREGRVSDAVLGTAHLCGIDEVYRIGGVQAVGAMAYGSATIPAVVKVFGPGNGYVVEAKRQVFGTIGVDLLPGPSEVMVIADASADPEFVATDLLAQAEHGSGLEKVFLVSNSKRLVAAVHAHLRREVIALGPKAPATRVLENGFLTVFVPDLKAAAKVADWVAPEHLELEVAAPARKQLLATITTAGAIMQGGWSATALGDFTAGPSHELPTGRAGRFFSGLRVSDFLRRSSLVEYDERSLRKAAPVVEAFARMEKLDAHGRSVAVRVQGRPE; encoded by the coding sequence ATGCGTACGATCGAATACAAGGCCGTCGACTTCCAGGCATCGCTGGAGGCGTTCTGCCGTACCGCCGGCACCGACCCGAAGGTGCGCGAGGCCGTCTCCCGCGTGCTCGCCGATGTCGCGGCCGAGGGCGACGCCGCCGTCGCGCGCTACACCGCGCAGTTCGACGGTGCCACGCTCGAACCCGGACAGTTTCGCATCGCTCCCGAGGAACTTGCCGCCGCCGCGAAACGCCTGCCTGCGCCCGACCGCGCCGCCATCCGCGAGGCGATCCGCTGTGTGCGCGCCTTCAACTCCCGTGGCCTCCCCAAGGACTGGACCGCCCGCAACCCTCACGGCGCGCGCATCGGCGAAAAGTTCTACCCGCTCGCCCGCGTCGGTCTCTACATTCCGCGTGGCCTCGCCTCCACGGTCGTGATGACCGGCATCCTCGCGAAGATCGCCCGCGTGCCGCAGATCGCGATCTTCACGCCGCCCGATCGCGAGGGGCGCGTCTCCGATGCCGTGCTCGGCACCGCGCATCTCTGCGGGATCGACGAGGTCTACCGCATCGGCGGCGTGCAGGCCGTCGGCGCGATGGCCTACGGCTCCGCCACGATCCCGGCCGTGGTCAAGGTCTTCGGCCCGGGCAACGGCTACGTCGTCGAGGCCAAGCGGCAGGTCTTCGGCACGATCGGCGTCGACCTGCTGCCGGGACCGAGCGAGGTCATGGTGATCGCGGACGCGAGCGCCGATCCCGAGTTCGTCGCCACCGATCTGCTGGCGCAGGCGGAACACGGGTCGGGGCTAGAGAAAGTGTTTCTCGTTTCGAACTCGAAACGCCTCGTCGCCGCCGTGCACGCGCACCTGCGCCGTGAGGTCATCGCTCTCGGACCCAAGGCACCCGCCACGCGCGTGCTCGAGAACGGCTTCCTCACCGTCTTCGTCCCCGACCTGAAGGCGGCGGCGAAGGTCGCCGATTGGGTCGCGCCCGAGCACCTCGAGCTGGAGGTCGCGGCCCCGGCGCGCAAGCAGCTCCTCGCGACGATCACCACCGCCGGTGCGATCATGCAGGGCGGCTGGTCGGCCACGGCGTTGGGCGACTTCACCGCCGGCCCGAGCCACGAGCTTCCGACCGGCCGGGCGGGTCGTTTCTTCAGCGGCCTGCGCGTATCCGATTTCCTGCGACGCTCCAGCCTCGTCGAATACGACGAGCGCTCGCTCCGCAAAGCCGCCCCGGTGGTGGAAGCGTTCGCCCGTATGGAAAAACTGGATGCACACGGCCGCTCGGTCGCCGTGCGGGTGCAGGGCCGGCCAGAGTAG